From the genome of Haemophilus parainfluenzae, one region includes:
- a CDS encoding penicillin-binding protein activator, whose translation MSILLQGGRFKKRLMPILLSVALAGCSNLFGSSFTQTLQRDANASSEFYMNKLGQTQDKEDQQTYKLLAARVLISENKVPQAEELLTELVDLNEAQQLDRTLIEARIAAAKGNNDVAEGKLRALDLTKLSPSQKSRYYETFAQTAENRKDVIEAVKARIKMDENLTDMQRRKDNVDKTWSLLRSANAAVINNASDEGSVALGGWLTLIKAYNDNIRQPVQLSQALQSWKSAYPNHVAATFFPKELESLLNFQQTNLAQIGLVLPLSGDGQILGTTIQSGFNDAKGDSTIPVQVFDSSTTPINDIIAQAKASGIKALVGPLLKQNVDAIIANPSAVQGMDVLTLNATANTQAINQVCYYGLSPEDEAESAANKMWKDGIRNPIVAMPQNDLGQRVGNAFNVRWQRLAGTDANIRYYNLPADITYFFQGAPQDTSALYVISSPDELAEIKGYLDTSNPNVRIYASSRSNAASNTPEYYAKMNGVQFSDIPFFKQSDSSQYQKVAGSTGGEFQLMRLYAMGSDAWLLINHFNELRQVPGYTLSGLTGQLSADSNCDVDRDMTWYQVQDGNVVAVAN comes from the coding sequence ATGTCTATTCTATTACAAGGCGGTCGTTTTAAAAAACGTTTAATGCCGATTTTATTGTCTGTTGCGTTAGCAGGTTGTTCTAACTTATTTGGTAGCAGCTTTACCCAAACATTACAACGTGATGCCAATGCAAGTTCTGAATTTTATATGAACAAATTAGGGCAAACACAGGATAAAGAAGATCAACAAACATACAAACTCTTAGCAGCTCGTGTATTAATTTCTGAAAATAAAGTACCCCAAGCGGAAGAGCTATTAACGGAGTTAGTTGACTTAAACGAAGCACAACAATTGGATCGCACGTTAATTGAAGCGCGCATCGCCGCAGCAAAAGGCAATAATGATGTGGCTGAAGGTAAATTACGTGCACTCGATCTGACTAAATTAAGTCCATCACAAAAATCTCGTTATTACGAAACCTTTGCTCAAACAGCAGAAAATCGTAAAGACGTGATTGAAGCGGTGAAAGCTCGCATCAAAATGGATGAAAATTTAACAGACATGCAACGTCGTAAAGATAATGTTGATAAAACTTGGTCGTTACTCCGTTCTGCGAATGCCGCTGTTATCAATAATGCCTCAGATGAAGGTAGCGTGGCATTAGGCGGTTGGCTCACCTTAATTAAAGCTTATAATGACAACATCCGTCAGCCAGTACAACTAAGCCAAGCGTTACAAAGCTGGAAATCAGCTTATCCAAATCACGTTGCGGCAACCTTTTTCCCTAAAGAGCTAGAAAGCTTGTTGAACTTCCAACAAACGAATTTAGCTCAAATTGGTTTAGTCTTACCTTTAAGCGGCGATGGCCAAATTTTAGGTACAACGATTCAATCAGGTTTCAATGATGCAAAAGGTGACTCAACCATTCCGGTACAAGTGTTTGACTCATCAACTACACCGATTAATGACATTATTGCACAGGCAAAAGCATCGGGTATTAAAGCGTTAGTGGGTCCATTGCTTAAACAAAATGTCGATGCCATCATTGCGAATCCAAGCGCAGTACAAGGCATGGATGTACTCACATTAAATGCAACAGCAAATACTCAAGCAATTAACCAAGTCTGTTATTACGGTTTATCTCCAGAAGATGAAGCAGAGTCTGCAGCGAACAAAATGTGGAAAGATGGTATTCGCAATCCAATTGTTGCCATGCCGCAAAATGATTTAGGACAACGTGTTGGTAATGCTTTCAACGTGCGTTGGCAACGTTTAGCGGGTACAGATGCGAATATTCGCTACTATAACTTACCGGCTGACATTACCTACTTCTTCCAAGGTGCGCCGCAAGATACAAGTGCACTTTATGTCATCTCTTCACCAGATGAATTGGCTGAAATTAAAGGTTATTTAGATACCAGCAATCCGAATGTCCGTATCTATGCAAGCTCTCGTTCTAACGCGGCAAGTAATACACCAGAATACTATGCGAAAATGAATGGCGTCCAATTTAGTGATATACCATTCTTTAAACAAAGCGATTCTTCACAATATCAAAAAGTGGCCGGCTCAACCGGTGGTGAATTCCAATTAATGCGTTTATATGCAATGGGTTCTGATGCATGGTTACTCATCAATCACTTTAATGAATTACGCCAAGTGCCAGGTTACACCTTAAGTGGTTTAACCGGTCAACTTAGCGCGGATTCAAACTGTGATGTAGATCGTGATATGACATGGTATCAAGTACAAGATGGTAACGTGGTAGCGGTTGCGAACTAA